A single region of the Cucumis melo cultivar AY chromosome 3, USDA_Cmelo_AY_1.0, whole genome shotgun sequence genome encodes:
- the LOC103485706 gene encoding uncharacterized protein LOC103485706, whose protein sequence is MQLLVTFLCLIIDFLAFNFIALPAITLIAIVISLLLIYEPLELLTQLLVLFLCIEVFYFGLIWQISSVVSVFEADSYGFEAIARSKEVMKGKMMMASILLILICFPFGVIVFVLSYGVAESALVRVGILGNVWIYSFMMFLLSGTVLYLVCKLFNGQSIDESALSNHLQGYFQINFESLKVEDDNNIETSLVV, encoded by the coding sequence ATGCAACTTCTCGTCACATTCCTCTGTTTAATCATAGATTTCTTGGCCTTCAATTTCATCGCTCTTCCCGCAATTACACTGATCGCCATCGTGATTTCTCTTCTTCTCATCTACGAACCGTTGGAGCTCCTCACTCAATTGCTGGTTCTGTTTCTTTGCATTGAGGTGTTCTATTTTGGCCTAATTTGGCAAATCTCGAGCGTTGTCTCTGTTTTCGAAGCGGATTCGTATGGATTTGAGGCGATAGCTAGAAGTAAGGAAGTGATGAAGGGGAAAATGATGATGGCTTCGATTCTTCTGATTCTGATTTGCTTCCCCTTCGGAGTGATTGTGTTTGTGTTAAGTTATGGGGTTGCTGAATCCGCGTTGGTGAGAGTGGGAATTTTGGGGAATGTTTGGATTTATTCGTTTATGATGTTCTTGTTGAGTGGTACAGTGTTGTATTTGGTTTGCAAATTGTTTAACGGCCAGAGCATCGACGAATCGGCTCTTTCCAATCACCTTCAAGGATATTTTCAGATCAACTTTGAATCGCTCAAGGTTGAAGACGATAATAACATTGAAACATCGCTTGTAGTCTAA